From Erigeron canadensis isolate Cc75 chromosome 8, C_canadensis_v1, whole genome shotgun sequence, one genomic window encodes:
- the LOC122579289 gene encoding uncharacterized protein LOC122579289 — protein MGVCVSKQQGCMRVRNKKHNNHNNNNDNVGIKSSRRRKRRLIGGGGRRNKTNPYSSSRQVDSDNPHPPSSISNPTNQGSTEWFDTATGLESDDDDDFYSTQDDIASQSNSVSATVTPRVSDHVTGSSFSTTDSLAKPTDLPPANGSFGMQNNCLPCLTCTTSTDIKSKSSCSSPQSAKKKSLSRLSFKWREGQSNLSILSPRATLQRPIAGSQVPFCPIEKKMSDCWSPLDPSSFKVRGRNYIRDKKKECASNQAAFYPIGVDVFLSPRKIDHIARLLELPRVESSGKVPPLLVVNLQIPLYPPALFQHEYDGEGMSFVLYFKLSEKYEELPLHFQENLRKIIDDEVERVKGFPVDTIAPCRERLKILGRVTNLEDLQLNSAERKLMNAYNEKPVLSRPQHEFFLGENYFEIDLNMHRFSYISRKGFEAFRDRLKHCILDFGLTIQGSKAQELPECILCCLQLKEINYTNYNLLGF, from the exons ATGGGAGTGTGTGTTTCAAAGCAACAAGGATGCATGCGTGTACGAAACAAGAaacataataatcataataataataatgataatgtaggaataaaatcatcaagaagaagaaaaagaagattaaTAGGAGGAGGAGGACGGCGGAACAAAACAAATCCTTATTCTTCATCTCGTCAAGTCGATTCCGATAATCCTCATCCTCCTTCTTCTATTTCTAATCCTACAAATCAAg GGAGTACAGAGTGGTTTGATACTGCAACGGGGTTAGAGTCTGACGATGATGACGATTTTTACAGCACTCAAGATG ATATTGCATCTCAAAGCAATTCTGTCAGTGCAACAGTAACTCCAAGAGTTTCTGATCATGTCACGGGTTCTTCCTTTTCTACGACTGATTCACTCGCAAAACCGACTGACTTACCACCTGCCAATGGATCTTTTGGGATGCAGAACAATTGCCTGCCTTGTCTTACTTGCACCACCTCCACAGATATAAAGAGTAAATCATCATGTTCAAGCCCTCAAAGTGCAAAGAAGAAATCTTTATCAAGACTTTCCTTTAAGTGGCGGGAAGGACAGTCCAATCTTTCTATAT TATCCCCAAGAGCTACTTTGCAGAGACCAATTGCAGGCTCTCAAGTTCCATTTTGTCCAATAGAGAAAAAAATGTCAGATTGCTGGTCACCACTTGATCCAAGTTCCTTTAAAGTGCGGGGACGTAATTATATAAG agataaaaagaaagaatgtGCTTCAAATCAAGCTGCTTTCTACCCTATTGGTGTCGATGTATTCTTATCCCCCCGAAAAATTGATCATATTGCACGCCTTCTTGAACTTCCCAGAGTTGAATCATCTGGAAAAGTCCCTCCATTGCTTGTTGTAAATCTTCAA ATACCTTTATATCCACCGGCACTATTTCAACATGAATATGACGGTGAAGGAATGAGTTTTGTGCTTTACTTCAAGTTATCCGAAAAGTATGAGGAACTTCCACtgcattttcaagaaaaccTCAGG AAAATAATTGATGATGAGGTAGAAAGGGTTAAAGGTTTTCCAGTAGATACCATTGCACCATGCAGGGAAAGATTAAAGATCTTGGGCCGGGTCACAAACTTAGAAGATCTTCAGTTGAATTCAGCAGAAAGAAAGCTTATGAATGCTTACAATGAGAAGCCTGTCCTTTCACGTCCCCAACATGAATTTTTCCTG GGAGAAAACTACTTTGAAATTGATCTGAACATGCACAGATTCAGTTATATCTCTAGAAAAGGTTTTGAAGCATTTCGAGATAGACTAAAGCATTGTATCCTGGATTTTGGGCTCACTATACag GGCAGCAAGGCTCAAGAATTGCCAGAGTGTATTTTATGTTGCCTTCAGTTAAAAGAAATCAATTATACCAATTACAACCTGCTTGGGTTTTAA
- the LOC122579193 gene encoding inactive LRR receptor-like serine/threonine-protein kinase BIR2, whose amino-acid sequence MNPFLTLTLIFLALSQSVLSEDDVQCLRGIQRSFSQQSEIAAWNFSNTTRGFICSFFGVTCWNDQENRLISLTLRDFSLSGSIPPDIKYCKSLQNLDLSGNNLSGSIPSDICSWLPFLVTIDLSNNQFSGGIPDSLGNCTYMNTVLLSGNKLTGSIPSRLSNLGRLSKFSVADNQLSGSIPSTLSQFDSENFEGNDGLCGKPLSTCGGLSKKNVTIIVAAGVFGAVVAVLLGLGLWWWYARKGSRKRKSGVDRDQEDRDSSSWADRLRSYKLVQVSLFQKPLVKVKLVDLMIATNNFSRENVIVSSKTGTTYRAVLSDGSALAIKRLNTCKLNERMFRVEMSRLGQLRHPNLTPLLGFCMAEDEKLLVYKYMSNGTLSSVLHKNGSLLDWPTRLRIAISAARGLAWLHHGCRPAILLQDVSSDAIFLDEDYNARIVDFGLARLLTYSPEESNGGTYVSGDLSEYSNAMLPSAKGDTYGFGVMLMELATGQQPLVVAAAEEGFKGNLVDWVKQLSSSGRIEDAIDKNICGTGHDDEIVQVLRIAGNCVAPQPSVRWSMYRVSEALSSMSPELGLSQHFDEFPLLFNLHDETV is encoded by the coding sequence ATGAATCCATTCCTCACACTTACCCTCATCTTCCTCGCCTTATCACAATCAGTACTATCAGAAGATGACGTACAGTGCTTACGTGGCATCCAACGTTCCTTCAGCCAGCAATCAGAGATCGCCGCGTGGAACTTCTCAAACACCACGCGCGGTTTCATCTGCAGCTTCTTCGGCGTCACGTGCTGGAACGATCAGGAAAACCGGCTGATTTCGCTCACGCTTCGTGATTTCTCGCTTTCCGGTTCGATTCCTCCGGATATTAAGTATTGTAAAAGTTTACAGAATCTAGATCTGTCAGGTAATAATCTGTCCGGTTCAATTCCTTCAGATATTTGTAGCTGGTTGCCTTTTTTAGTAACTATTGATTTGTCTAATAATCAATTTAGTGGTGGAATTCCTGATAGTTTAGGTAACTGTACCTATATGAATACTGTTTTATTATCCGGAAATAAGTTAACCGGTAGTATTCCGTCGCGGCTTTCTAATTTAGGAAGGTTAAGTAAGTTTTCGGTTGCGGATAATCAACTATCCGGAAGTATTCCGTCCACTTTGTCGCAGTTTGATAGCGAGAATTTTGAAGGAAATGATGGTTTGTGTGGTAAGCCGTTGAGTACGTGTGGCGGTTTGAGTAAGAAGAATGTTACGATTATTGTTGCGGCAGGTGTGTTTGGGGCGGTTGTGGCGGTTTTGTTAGGGTTagggttgtggtggtggtatGCTAGGAAAGGAAGTAGGAAGAGAAAGAGTGGTGTTGATAGAGATCAGGAAGATAGGGATAGTAGTAGTTGGGCGGATAGGTTGAGAAGTTATAAGCTTGTTCAGGTTTCGTTGTTTCAGAAACCGCTTGTGAAGGTTAAGCTTGTGGATTTGATGATTGCTACGAATAATTTTAGTAGAGAGAATGTTATTGTGTCGAGTAAGACTGGGACAACGTATAGGGCTGTGTTGTCGGATGGTTCTGCACTTGCAATTAAGAGGCTTAATACTTGTAAGCTTAATGAGAGGATGTTTAGAGTGGAGATGAGCAGATTAGGTCAGCTTAGACATCCTAATTTGACTCCTTTGTTGGGTTTTTGTATGGCGGAAGATGAGAAACTTTTGGTTTATAAGTATATGTCGAATGGGACTTTGTCGTCGGTGTTGCATAAGAATGGAAGTTTGCTGGATTGGCCTACTAGGTTAAGGATTGCTATAAGTGCAGCAAGAGGGCTTGCTTGGCTTCATCATGGATGTCGCCCTGCCATCTTGCTTCAAGATGTTAGCTCCGATGCTATATTCTTAGATGAGGATTATAACGCGAGAATAGTTGACTTTGGATTGGCCAGGCTTTTGACTTACTCCCCGGAGGAATCAAATGGGGGTACCTATGTTAGTGGGGATCTTAGTGAGTACTCAAATGCCATGCTTCCTTCTGCAAAAGGCGATACTTATGGTTTTGGTGTAATGCTTATGGAGTTGGCAACTGGGCAGCAACCTCTCGTAGTAGCTGCTGCTGAAGAAGGGTTTAAGGGTAATCTAGTAGACTGGGTGAAACAACTCTCTAGCTCTGGGCGAATTGAGGATGCCattgataaaaatatttgtGGTACAGGTCATGATGATGAAATTGTCCAAGTTCTTCGAATTGCAGGTAATTGTGTGGCTCCCCAGCCCAGTGTGAGATGGTCAATGTACCGGGTTTCTGAAGCATTGAGCAGCATGTCACCAGAACTTGGTCTCTCGCAACATTTTGATGAGTTTCCACTTCTTTTTAACTTGCATGACGAGACTGTGTGA
- the LOC122580574 gene encoding CLAVATA3/ESR (CLE)-related protein 25-like, which translates to METNCRAILRAVLVVGFCWFLLFTVSTTIQAKLGVPSTASFGVFKSRGVVLNYVSKRRVPNGPDPIHNRRTRNNGQPPDRA; encoded by the exons ATGGAGACAAACTGTAGAGCAATTCTAAGAGCGGTTTTAGTAGTGGGATTTTGCTGGTTTTTGTTGTTTACGGTTTCCACAACCATACAAGCAAAGCTTGGAGTTCCGTCTACTGCGAGTTTTGGAGTTTTCAAATCAAGAGGAGTGGTTCTCAACTACGTGAGCAAGAGAAGGGTGCCAAATGGCCCTGATCCTATTCATAACAG GAGAACAAGAAATAACGGACAACCTCCTGATCGGGCCTAA